In Vigna unguiculata cultivar IT97K-499-35 chromosome 3, ASM411807v1, whole genome shotgun sequence, a single genomic region encodes these proteins:
- the LOC114174904 gene encoding DDT domain-containing protein DDB_G0282237-like: MPLLRRKPFALAEPPEELKPDEPVYQIRFTKEIFRDYPDYLKQLNQYRQRVWMCKVTGKTGLTYEEAMVSEQHATEKVQQFPKELMTTALGIIQYSMLPLKDLADSIGEKLQKRLFVGAELHGKKGDGVHPCRILKVIQKGVDTFCYEVAWLDKNKSISEQAELCAEDLVHKKPLFSRNILKSFIRESTCRNAPWVLHDELAKSHGISTDIPEELRGRVFYRDGLLICSKKRKNEESLEDTDNSKRKKLNGAQVDDSCQEKENAQQKNEAIKYPIDDLLVKPGPDDPVFTDRPSPSKDFNIPMSCVGDLLMVWDLLNSFGRLLHLWPYSLEDFENAICHKDSNVVLLVESHAALFRFLIKDGDEYSLAVKNQKLKSKITMNNWTEYLCYFLDVINIPELRHHEATIKRGHYGLVDVSAKLEILSELVNQALETAIFREKLDEIIEQRQALGASRREECRRTREEKERLKAESRSNGFVDGLLNGAKVPTNDNHGIQNGDMDEKSLVEIEPSGQNGQMDRSEIKPLHPVSKKTHKKLNSDLKEPTKNGKELSRKESPKQSKADKEDLSEKNSKEQRKEYFEKEMEKRFVRRSPLGKDRDHNRYWWFRRDGRIFVESSDSKEWGYYSSKEELDALMSSLNCKGERERALQKQLQKYYTKICSELQKRSKDLMHRIIDESVLRRSTRVRAPPRQNPANAFLRYVNKWKEE, translated from the exons ATGCCTCTTTTAAGGAGAAAGCCTTTTGCCTTGGCTGAGCCCCCCGAGGAATTGAAGCCAGACGAGCCTGTTTACCAAATTCGATTTACAAAAGAAATCTTTCGAGATTATCC TGATTATTTGAAGCAATTGAATCAATACCGTCAGAGGGTTTGGATGTGTAAAGTCACTGGAAAAACTGGCTTGACTTATGAAGAGGCTATGGTGTCTGAACAGCATGCTACTGAGAAAGTTCAACAGTTTCCTAAGGAATTAATGACTACTGCTTTAGGGATTATTCAATACA gCATGCTCCCTTTAAAGGATCTTGCTGATTCTATTGGTGAAAAATTGCAGAAACGTTTGTTTGTCGGTGCTGAGCTACATGGGAAAAAGGGTGATGGAGTACATCCATGCagaatattaaaagtaattcaGAAAGGAGTTGACACATTCTGTTATGAGGTAGCTTGGCttgacaaaaacaaaagtataagTGAACAAGCTGAACTCTGTGCAGAAGATTTGGTGCATAAGAAGCCGCTTTTTAGTAGAAATATTTTGAAGTCTTTTATTCGGGAATCTACATGCCGGAATGCCCCATGGGTTTTACATGATGAACTAGCAAAAAGTCATGGAATATCAACTGACATTCCTGAAGAATTAAGAGGGAGGGTTTTTTACAGAGATGGACTTTTAATTTGCtccaagaaaaggaaaaatgag GAATCACTGGAAGACACTGATAACAGTAAAAGGAAGAAGTTGAATGGGGCACAAGTTGATGATTCTTGCCAAGAGAAAG AAAATGCTCAACAGAAGAATGAAGCTATCAAATACCCAATTGATGATCTCTTGGTGAAGCCTGGTCCAGACGATCCTGTTTTCACTGATCGTCCTTCTCCATCAAAAGACTTCAACATTCCAATGAGTTGTGTTGGGGATCTCTTAATGGTTTGGGATTTGCTTAATTCCTTTGGTAGACTGTTACACCTTTGGCCTTACTCTCTAGAAGATTTTGAAAATGCAATCTGTCATAAGGATAGCAATGTGGTTCTCCTTGTGGAATCTCATGCAGCACTTTTTCGATTTCTCATCAAAGATGGCGATGAATACTCTTTGGCTGTGAAGAACCAAAAATTAAAGTCTAAG ATTACAATGAATAATTGGACAGAATATTTATGCTATTTCCTAGATGTGATCAATATTCCTGAACTGCGGCACCATGAAGCAACTATAAAACGGGGACATTATGGCCTTGTAGATGTCAGCGCTAAATTAGAAATCTTATCCGAATTGGTCAATCAAGCCCTTGAAACTGCAATTTTCAGGGAAAAGTTAGATGAGATTATTGAACAGCGGCAGGCACTTGGGGCCTCTAGAAGGGAAGAGTGTAGGAGgacaagagaagaaaaggagCGGTTGAAAGCTGAGTCAAGAAGCAATGGATTTGTGGATGGGCTTCTGAATGGTGCTAAAGTCCCAACGAATGATAATCATGGTATACAAAATGGAGACATGGATGAGAAAAGTCTTGTAGAGATAGAACCATCTGGGCAAAACGGACAAATGGATAGAAG TGAGATCAAGCCTTTACATCCTGTTTCAAAAAAGACGCATAAGAAGCTAAATTCAGATCTGAAAGAACCAACTAAAAATGGAAAAGAATTGTCCAGAAAGGAATCACCAAAACAGTCGAAAGCTGATAAGGAGGATCTGTCAGAGAAGAATAGTAAAGAACAGAGG AAAGAATATTTCGAAAAGGAGATGGAGAAACGATTTGTTCGTAGAAGTCCATTAGGTAAAGACAGAGATCACAATAGGTATTGGTGGTTCCGCCGAGATGGGCGGATATTTGTTGAAAGCTCTGACTCCAAGGAATGGGGATACTACAGCAGTAAGGAAGAG CTCGATGCATTGATGAGTTCCCTGAATTGCAAGGGTGAGCGGGAAAGGGCACTGCAAAAGCaactacaaaaatattatactaaaatatg CTCAGAACTCCAGAAAAGGTCAAAGGATTTGATGCACAGGATTATAGATGAATCTGTACTTCGTAGGTCTACTCGTGTTAGAGCTCCACCTAGGCAGAATCCAGCCAATGCTTTCCTCAGATATGTTAACAAGTGGAAAGAAGAATAG
- the LOC114178431 gene encoding putative uncharacterized protein DDB_G0286901, whose amino-acid sequence MTADAQIHGFQTGSLLAFSLFLIGWPAPDGHDFCVPVVGWPCGPDCDEPDYGGATGGPNCGRTPTRLDCDEANSGRAIAGNGNHNGNGNGNDNDNGNDDDNEHDNKHDNGNDDDNDNDNKHDNGNGNDNDNDNKHDNGNGSNNENDNGNRNDNGNGNGNDNDNSNDNSNDNTDGNGDDNDNNSSNDNDNGNDNGNGNDNCNDNGNDEDNDNGNGNDNGNGNGSGNSNGNDNGNGNGNYNGNDNGNGDDNDNGNDNGNTNGNGNDNGNGDGNDNGNDNGNSNGNGNDNGNDNGNDNGNGNSNDNSNGNHNGNGNGNDNGNGNDDDNDNDNDNEHDNGNGNDNDNDNKHDNGNGSNNDNDNGNRNDNGNGKGNDNDNSNGNDNGNGNDNDNGNCKTREI is encoded by the exons ATGACAGCAGATGCACAAATTCATGGCTTCCAAACAGGTTCCCTTTTAGCCTTCAGCTTGTTTCTCATTGGTTGGCCTGCACCTGATGGGCATGATTTTTGTGTCCCTGTTGTTGGTTGGCCTTGTGGGCCAGATTGTGATGAACCAGATTATGGTGGAGCAACAGGTGGCCCAAATTGTGGTCGAACACCTACTAGGCTAGATTGTGATGAAGCAAATAGTGGTAGAGCAATTGCTGG TAATGGTAATCATAATGGTAACGGTAACGGTAACGACAACGATAACGGTAACGATGACGATAACGAACACGATAACAAACACGATAACGGTAACGATGACGATAACGATAACGATAACAAACACGATAACGGTAACGGTAACGATAACGATAACGATAACAAACACGATAACGGTAACGGTAGCAATAACGAAAACGACAATGGTAACCGTAACGATAATGGTAATGGTAACGGTAACGATAACGACAACAGTAACGATAACAGTAACGATAATACTGACGGTAACGGTGATGATAACGATAACAATAGCAGTAACGATAACGATAACGGTAATGATAACGGTAACGGTAACGATAACTGTAACGATAATGGTAACGATGAAGATAACGATAACGGTAACGGTAACGATAATGGTAATGGTAACGGTAGCGGTAATAGTAACGGTAACGATAACGGTAATGGTAACGGTAACTATAACGGTAATGATAATGGTAACGGTGACGATAACGACAACGGTAACGATAACGGTAATACTAATGGTAACGGTAACGATAACGGTAATGGTGACGGTAACGATAATGGTAACGATAACG GTAACAGTAACGGTAACGGTAACGACAATGGTAACGATAACGGTAATGATAATGGTAACGGTAACAGTAACGATAACAGTAATGGTAATCATAATGGTAACGGTAACGGTAACGACAACGGTAACGGTAACGATGACGATAACGATAACGATAACGATAACGAACACGATAATGGTAACGGTAACGATAACGATAACGATAACAAACACGATAACGGTAACGGTAGCAATAACGATAACGACAATGGTAACCGTAACGATAATGGTAATGGTAAGGGTAACGATAACGACAACAGTAATGGTAACGATAACGGTAATGGTAACGATAACGATAATGGTaactgtaagacccgtgaaatttaa